The nucleotide sequence ttaccgaaaaagggtttccccccgctttgtattacaaagcaccAACACCGATACAAAGGAATGCTCGAGCGAGAAGCACAACAAGctcaaaggaaaaagaaagaacaaagaagaagaaagaaatgccaacaacggcagctcgacaaagtgcggatgacccgccaccgctgCGCCCTCCGAAATTGACCCACCACAGACCCAGGTTCCGACccgccgcgtaccaagcagcacctccagcAAGGGATGCGAcgtcgacgacgctgctgcccggacgtgtcctagggtttcccccggcacgTGGAAGGAAGTTGGGGATGGATACATCCGACACCCTCCAAGAAGGGATGATGGCAACCGCaggtgtcaccgcatcggagccggaAAAGAGCCGGCAAGGGATTTCTCCTGCACTCCAAACCCCACCGCCCAACCAGGCCGGAGCCAACCAGCCACCTCGCCGCCCACCAGCATGCGCCACCGCGGTCTTGACGCCACCCACGCCGCTTCACCGAGGTCACCACCATGAGGCCAAGAGGATGGAGAGAGACGCACGAGGCGACATGAGCAGTGGCACCGGAGACACGCGGGAGGGAACTACCTCCACCGCTGTCGTGCGGGAGGCCCGAGTCTCCGGCACCGTCCCGGTCGCCGTTCGGACGCAGCAGCAGGGCATACCAGACCACCCCTGGACGGCCAGGCCCGATTTGGGCCCGTAAAGCCCCGCCGGCCACGCTGCAGCAGGGCGGCACCAGTGCCGCCAGCATCCACCCGCCCATCGCCGCTCCCCTGCCTCCCGGAAGCCACACCGACGaccctccccgccgccggcccgcctagacccagatggggcccgaagggcccagatctgggctgaGCGGGCGCCGCCAGATCGCATCGCCGTGCCGCGCCGCCGCCAACGACAGCGCCGCCGCCCAGAAGATCCCCAGCCACCACGCCGGAGAGCACCACCGCCGCGCCGGACCGCCGCCGCCTGGGAGCACCCCGCAGCACCGCGAGGGGAAAGGCCagtggccgccgccgccagcgccgcctggGCCAGGCCCGGCGCTGGACGCCAGCAACGATTGCAATGTTGATTCATTGTGTTGAACCATACGCGATTGAAGTTGGGTCGAAGTGGTCCTCTCGTCTCGATTTGGTGATAACACCTAGAGCCTAGTTTGGTCCTTACATCAAACTGCCAGCCTATGCTAAGATGAGTGGGATACATCAACTTTGCAGGAATTGGTACAATCAACGCAATCTCTATCAAATGCCAGCTCTTCAAACAACAACCAAGCTGAGCATATACACAGAGAGAACGTATCCAGTGCACTGGAGCTGCACCGGATGCACCCTGCTATTTTGATCATCGGATAGAAATGTATTGTTGGCACATTAGCAAATTTTTTTTTACTTCACGCGTTATGCACTCCACCGTTTCCTCTCCCATCATTAAAgccttgttttttctttctttaaaCATATAAATGACTAAATATTTTGAACCATATATCTATCTGGTTTGACCATCATCTTTGTTTTGTTGAAATGTTCGGAACATAGCTAATGTTGAATATATTTTTAGAATTtagtttctttttcctttttgaaaCTTGACCACAACATTATAAGTTCAAGTCAAGTAAAAATAATCAAAAACATATTCAACATCAGTCTTGTTTCAAAGATCTCGTCAAAACAAAGTCTAGTGAAAACGGATTAGGTATCGGACATTCGGTTTGAAATACATGACCATTTTTGTGTCTAGACCAAGAAATTTGAACACACATAAAAAACAAAAAGACAATTCTGCAAATGCGACAACAATTCATCTTCTAGCCAGAATTTTCATGCAATGGCCCAAAATAGCAGGGTGCATTCGGTGCACTGGATACAGGGATCCCTATAAACAGCTCATGAGCCAAAACTACATGAGCAAACCCATCCAGATTAGACGAGCACATCAGTTTGCCATCACATTAATTCAAACTTGTAGCCAAACGAGATTAGATCAGCACATTTGTTCGCCATCATGCATTAATTCATTACATTTACACACTTCAGGAACTGGATCCCTTCAAAGTCAAGTGGATACATCTCTTATTCTTAGGTTACAGCCATGAGATGCGACCATTCCCACATTAGAAGAACAGAGCCTACCCGGGGCTTTCACATAAGGCCCATGGTGCGGGTTGTGCTGGCATGTCCACCCTCATTTCCATGGAGCTGGTAGGTCTGGCTCGGCACAACCTGAAGGACACCTGGTTGCTCTGCAAACCAAGAACAAACAGACAAGTTTGATCAGATCAGCATAGAAACAGAAGTGAGAAGAGGAACATGCACAAAATATTGCTTATCAGTTATCTAACACGCGGTTTTAGCATATCCAGCATAAAAGCTTCTAGTCAGATGAGATAGGCATGTGGTGTACAGAAATCTTGTTAGTTCAATGCTGAATACGAGTACAACTAAAATTCACACAACATAAATCCTGTTTCGCAACATAAATCTTACTGAAGAAATAAAATCCATATTCCACCAGAAATTAATCCGGTCACATAACTATCATCCACCAAGCCTCTTCACTATCGGCTAAGTGGGATGATTAATGATAATCATACAGATGCAAGCGTCCACATGAAACAGAAAGACTGAATCTCTTCAACGATAAATATACTACCAAACATTCTTTTTAGCATGTGATTTGTATTATGTGCAGTGAAATATTTTACTCTGAGATGAATGCATCTTTGATCCCACATTTCTTAAATGCTTAGAGTAGCAGGTCGGACTTAATTTTACACTACACGTTGATGAGATGATTTGGCAAGTAGCCTATATTCCACAATTTTGTAAGATCACATGGTTTAGTTTCAGTAGGAATTTGAGCCTGTGATGGGCATCCATTGACTCAATGCAACTAAATTCCGCATTATGCGTATGCAAGTAAACTCCGCATTATGCATGAGGCTAAATTCCACATTATGCGGAATAATTAAAAATCTTCACAGGGGAAGCAAGTATAACTGGAACTCCATAGCTAATAAAAGAAAGGGGGCGCTCACTCTTGAGGTCCTCGACCTGCTCGGTGGTGAGCTTTGCGGAGAATCCGCTGGCGGCGTGCTTGTAGTGGTAGAGGACCGCGCCCCTGGCCTTCTCCTCGCTGCCAAAATTCCACCCAGATCAGCAAATTGACACACAACCGGAAAAAGTCTCAAGAGAACGAATCAACGCCAAAACGACCGGGCCAAGCTAAATCGGATCCGCAAAGGCCTAGATCCCGCAGGCAGGCGCAAACCCAGGCCAAACGGCTGTGGATCCGGTTCGACTCGACGGCACGGTACCTGCCGAGGACGGGGGCGAGGGTGCGGATGTGGAACTCCTCGGGGTCGGCGTCCTCGGGGCGGTCGACGTAGACGATGTGCACGGCCGCCTCCTGCGCCGCGGGCGCCTGCTCCGGCTCGGCCGCCATGGCGATCTGGACGGCGGGGGCTgccgacgctgctgctgctgctgctgcgaggaagaggaggacgagcagagggTTACGAAGATGACGCGGGGATTCGGTCTTCATCGCCGTGGAGTGGATTCGGTGGTGGCTTTTAATAACAACCGTGCGGCTGTGTAGGCTGTGTGCGCGACGTGCCCCCCTGCTTCGGCCTCTCCGCGTGTTCTTGGCCTGTTTTGCCTTCGCCGCGAAGTATCTTTTGTCCAGCTCGCAAATTCTGAAGAAGGTTCATCTCCTTGCTTATTGATGATGGTTTTTGACTGGTTGCCGTAGAAAACAAGGGGCTCTTGACTAGTGAGCGTGTGGATTTTTGTAGTCAGAACTTCGGGGCGATCTTGAATTTTATAAATTGATTGATGAAGTGTTCATACGACCGATAATAGTCGACCAAGTTAGGTTACAAGGATACTCCTCGCTTGGATTTATAAGGCACATACGTATTGTTGGATAATTTGTttgacaaatgaaatatgagttaCATGCCGCGATAATTGAATGTGGAATCAATACTGCATTTTCCCCCGATATGATATGTATTTCACTAATCAAATTGATGATCTAGAAATACATGGATGCCCTGTAAACCGAAAGTGGACAATGTATGATCATGAATTCATGTGCATATCACCTCTCACCGCAATGTGACTATGACCACAATGCAATTATGCAAGGACCACATAAACGGACAAAACATGTAGGAGAAGGGCTCTAAAGCGGCGCCTCCAAGGAGCCAACCGTGGGATTTAACAATTTTATGGTCAATCATGAGCAAGTCATGTAATGATAGCTAAGTGCATTGACAATGCAACAAGTTGGGTAATAGGAGCCAAACCGCGCCAATACTGACATATGTTAGAATTTTACGAATGCTAGTGAGAGCTGCCATAATCAATGTCTCGATGTTCGAGAAAGAAATAATAGAAAGGAATGTGTTGTGGGAGGGGTTCACATGCATCAATGCAAAAATGTTAATTTGGTATGTGTCACTTATAGCTAGTCAACACTTATACACTTAACATCACGTAACTAGCCTATGTTGAAGTCCTTAGTTAGAACCCAACTTCATCAAGGATGTACTCAACATTGGTAAAGCACTCTCATGCTCCAAATGGAGGCCCTGCTTTAGTCTCAGTGAAGCACCATCACACCCCGGGTGAAGGACCAGCTCGGTCTTGATGAAGCACCCTCACGCTCCATGTGAAAGCCCTACTCAGCCATGGTGAAACTCTAGCAAAAGATTTCGCTCATCCTCACACTCCAATTAAAGTTCTCGTGCACTGACGACATCATCATATCTCTAAGTCGCAATATTGCAAGCCTTGCTCATCGGAAAATGATTCCGCTCATCTTCACACTCCAGCTAAAGCTCTCGCCGGTCATGGAAGAGGCTTAGGACCGAGCCAACGGACCCTAGGCTCTCCCATTCAAGTTGCATCTCAACCTTGGTTTCATTTCTAGGACTGGGTAGAAATTGTTGTAGTGTAGACAACATGTGGGCAAATGGTATCTTGTCGTTAGTGCTTGCGAAAATAAAGTCAGTGAGGGTGTGTGTACAACCTTATGGGAAGGCTATCCAACAATGAGACATGGTTGACAGGTTGATTTATTTTGAATGGGTTCGGTCACCTCGTGGGAGCGTGGCTTAATCCTATGTTAGGAGAGGCGACAAAGGGAGTCCCGACTAGTAGATGAGATCCATGGTAGAGTTGTCTTGGAATTTCCCACGATGAGAGAAATGCTCGACTAGTGAATCGAGTCAAACACAAATCCACCTAAAAGCTCCCATTGCCTTGACGGTATTCGAGCCTCACGATGTGCCTCGGATCCATCCCGAACCTTAAAGCTCTTCTCAGGTCACTTGGAGGCCCCTCCCCTCGAGCTCTATTCAAGTGAGAGGAACGTTTATACGCCCCTTCGATGAGAGAAATATTCTAAAACCATCTTAGGATTCCTCATGCCCTAGAGAATAATATATAATAGATTCTATGACATATTCTTGTAGGTCCTATAGATGGCATATTCTTGTAAGTTTACCCAAATATATATATCCTTTAGtcatgtgaagaagaccaagggcATCACCGTAATCTGTATATGAACACGGGATGTAAATATGTTAAACTTCTCGAATAAATAGAGGCGCCCCTTGTACCCAAGGGGGGCTTTTTATCTCTTCGTGACACTTTCTCCCTTCCTATGTCCTTGTCCCTTTTCACCTCCTTGGTGAAACTAGGTCTCACACTTCATCTCCTCTTGCATTGTCCTTTCACATCCGAGGTTGAGCAATGTCACATTCGGGGGGGACCTTCAAACCGTGCACAAGTCAAGGTCACTTGAAGTGCATGAATCCTCCTTCCTCCGGGTGAACGTAAGTTTCTTAAGTCCTCGTAGTCATACAAAGGTAGCCTCATGGGAGCAATGCTTGCAAGGTTGTCACGCTCGACTCCCAAACACGTACTCATAGTCGGTTCACGTAATCAAATATGAGTGCCACAAATTCATTGTTTAAGTTTTGCTCGCTAACATAACGGAACCATGGTCGGAAGAAATGTCACAATATAGACTATACATTATTTGGTAATGGGACCGGAGAGCGTCCCATTTCGGAGAGAGGTTAAGACTGGGCAAAGTATCATGTTTGGAAAAAAAATCCCCACAACACTTCATTAAAATGGATGGCATCCTGGAGTAGAGCAGTGGCCCCATGGAGTTTAGAAAATTACTCTAATGATGACTTAATAGATAGAAAATCAGAAAaggtaaatattcaaaaaaatggaAAGGTAAAGAGAAGAAAAAAGAGTATGCCTAGGTCTATTTTTAATGAGGAGCTACAATTTACTACAAAAGGACACATGACAATGGATATGGTATGATGCAGGTACAATGATCCAATATCCATATCCATGACTTGCATGGGCATACAATCCTACTCCTGCCCTAGCCATCGGGCACAAAACCATGCTCATGCCCATCCCCAATAGGTATCCATGCCCGATGGGTACTCATCGGGCACATCAACACATCATCGTAGGGAATGGTGTAATTGCTAGGTTCATATGTGGCGGAGGAACCATAACAAGTTCCTACGGTTGGTGAAACGATGACTGAGAGGAGGATGGTGGCGGGGTATTGCAGGGGTAGTGTGAGTAGAGCTTGGAGAATGACTAAGGTATGACTGTCTAGTACTTCATAGTTATATACAAATAATAACTTAGTTATATGCCCTACCATGACTCCATGCCCTAACATGACTAGTCAAGTAGGGTTTGAGCTGCCCATGGGCACATATACGTGCTCATACTCTACTTACGTGGATCgagtacccatgggtaaaattgtcATCCTTCACACGCCTCGCTTTAACTATGAGGCTCAACTCAAATTTCTTTAATAGCATAGCACTCATGGATTTTGGTAATCACCTTTTCGTCGGTCCACCAAATTACACTATATGATGTCTTAAATATTGTATTGGTTTTAGAAAATATATGTAGGGAAagtgcatgtactccctccgttccataatccTTGTCGTGGTTTTAGTCCAATTTATGTAATTATTTTGCCTTTTCAAGGCAATAAAACACTTTATGATATAGGAGTATTTTTTAACTACTCCCTCGGCTCACTATTATAAGATTCTTTCTGATTTGGATGTGATAGACGTATTTTAGCGTGTTTGCTTCCTCATTTCAGttcatatgtagttcatattgaaatatccaaaatatcttacatttgtgaacagagggagtaccacATTTTACCCTTTCAGGCAAAAGAACTGAAAAATCGTGGCAGATTCTGCCCCATCCACACAAGTCCTAGCAACAAAATCTGAAGTTATCTGAAATTTGCATATGCTGAAAGCGGTTATATCCATTTCAGTCAACAACACGCACAGATCGCTGTAGGGAGCTTCAGCAAACCTGTAGTAAGCACGCAGCCCTCCCAGATCGCACAAAAGATTGATGTAAACCTCTGTACCAGCAAAAAAAGCACATACCAAATTGATTCCCTGTGCAAAACATTCTCCTTCTGAACGAATATTACACTACACATTACATCACGTTACAGGAAAACATAAACAGATTACCTCTGCAGCAGCAAAGCATACGTCCTACCAAAACCAGGCAAATCAAAATAGCCAATTATCTACACCCTCTCAGTCCAACATCACAAGCAGCGTTTAGATGTGCAACGCGCTCATATCCAGCTCCCCGCTCTCAAGAACCTCCCTAACCTTCTTGTCACACTCGTCCTCTTCGTCATTCTGTTCTGGTACGATGACCTTCGCATTCGTTTCCTCATCATCCGATAACTCGTCCGCGTAGCCATAGCCTGACGTGCTTGATCTTGGCTTCTTCCTTGCGTCTTGCACAATCTCCATGATCTCTTGGTTTGTTTGCTTCGAGAAAGAAGGCACACTGCTGCTCCTCTTGTAGTAGTCTGCTTGCGCTTCCTCTGTGAGCTCCCGCGGCAAGTTCTTCAAGAACCATGGGTGGCTCTTTATCTCCTTCATTGTGATTCTCTATAGAAGATAGAAAAATGTCACATCAAAGTGGGTTCACATATGGACACGTCGATCTTGCAATCTGGAGAGTTGAGACCAGTACCTTCGTTGGATTGCTCACAAAGATAAGAGAAATGAGCTGTCTGCACTCAGCAGATATGAGAATGTTGTCTGGGATGTTATAGTCGACTGCTGCTATTCGCTGCAAACAAAGATAAGCGACCGACATTTGTGATTTGTAAATTTTGGGTGGCGAAAGAACTTCTATAGGACTAGGCTATCACCTGAATGATCTTCTTGATATTCTTGGGGTCATCCGGGTCTTCAAATGGGTAGGCTCCCACAAGCATGACATAGAGAGTCACCCCACAGGACCATACATCTGCCATCTGCACTACAAAAATACACTTGTCAGCATTCAGTTACACCCTGTACTACTAACTATGTTTATCGATTGAATGACCTTCACCAACTTCCCTCTTCTTATTCTAAAGCCGTTTATGGAACTATGAATCAAGAGATCGTTGTACAGTACATCAGATTAATATGGCGGGGCCTCTTTCTCATTTGGCAATGTGAAAAACAAAACAATCTAAGAGAAGTCAGCAATGAACTGATTTTGGTCAACAAAGGTAGGATCTACAGAACAATGATGAAAGAatagtattttttttttgaaacgaaggtaaaagatttgcctcatatattaaataagaggagaatagagtttgttTGTGTTACAGCATCATTTCTTCAGGAACAAAGCGAGTGAAGTATGAACTCCGCTTATCGCAATTCACATCTTGAGCCTCTTTTCTGTACGAAAATCAGGCCATGCACTACTAAACTGATGGAGGGTGTTGGATAAAAATTCAAACGATCCATTAAATTTTGCAGAACTTAGCAAGATAATTCCTAGTTTCTCTTGATAATAAATATTGCAGATATTGTATGATTACTCAGCAGCAGCTATTAAGAGGTTGTTCAATCAAATAACTATATGTGCAACTATGTTCATCAATGAAAATCAATAATGTTGATGAATACACATTCTTTGCAAAGGGAATACCAATTGGCCAAACTAATTCTGCTCTCAAAAGGGGTGCCAAAGTCTGAATAAAAGTGGCAAAACAGGGTGATTTTTTTCACAATTGTATGAAATGGTGAAAATAGTTTTCCTGAATGGGGGGTAGTGGCGATTACTTGCCAATTTTAATTTCCCCAAAACCGGCATCTTCCATGAGCCAAGTCCCTTCCTCACATGATATTAATGTTGAATCGAATTCTCCATAATCAAGACACAAAACTGTGGGCTGTCAGATTCAACTTCCTTCAAAAACTCGAAACCGTAAACGCAAGCACATCCTTTACCGTATCCTATCGAAGTGTTGTACAATTTTTTATATAGGAACTTCCAACCTTTGCCAGCTAAAAGAGTTTGGTAAAACTTCTACTCCTAAATCATGGTGCTCAGCCAAACAACACTTTAGGTTTGCTTTGCGTGGCAACTCATTCTTTTAAGTAATGCAGTATGTCAACATCATGTATTTATATGCATGTCATCGTGAAAGGAAGAACCTTAAGTGGCGTGCTCTTAACAGATGTGCTTACAAAGGTCAGAAACATAGAAAACGCATGTCATATATAAATAAGAGATTCTTTTAGGTTACCTTCCCATCATATTCCTGGCGGCGAAGAACTTCCGGTGCAATGTATGCTGGCGTCCCCACTGCAGATTTGGGCCTTGAATGTAGTACTGACGACTGTCACAAAATGGCGAAGAGTTAATTTTTTAGCACCAAACAGCAAATAGTTATTCTTACGCAAACTTACAGAAGAAACATGACAGGATTTACAAGGCGTGGACCACCCACTCCACTCTTATGAGAATTGACAACCAACCTTGGAGTACCCAAAATCGCATATCTTGAGCCGGGGAGCCGGGCTACCATCCAGGAGAACATTCTCCAGCTTCAAATCTCTATGGCATATTTGCTGGCAAGCAGTAAAGTGATTGCAACATTTAGCATATTATCAGGTCCCACTCACATTTATTTGAAAAATCACGCTGGCACTTTCTACTCAGGGGAATGATGTGAACTGTAACTTGCTTGATGTCCAGCTAATATAAGAGAGTAATTTATTGCTTCTGCATACCATGTGATGGCAGTAGCTTACGCCGCAGATCAGCTGCTGGAAGAAATATCTGGTCTGCAGTAAtaaggagagaaaagaaaaaatgaacacAAAACAGTAAATTGACTCTGGATTTCGTACTTCTGCTGGGGGAAAGAAGATCAAGACGAGGGTTATAAATTGTTACCTCGTCCTCGCTAAACCGGCCACGATCGACGATTCGATCAAAGAGCTCGCCACCCGCCGCGTACTCCATCACAATTGCAAGGTGTGTCGGTGTTAGGATCACCTGTCGAAAAATTTCCAATGTAAGCACCCAAGATTCTCACTTTGAAATGCCAAACAAGTGCAGAAAAGTTTGAAACTCAGAAATTTCCCAATCAGTTACATATCCACGCGCCCGTCCAAACTCTAAAGCGTATAAAACCACATTCACTACACGTCACCCGAGGAGGAAATGTTTCCATACAGAGCAGCCGATTAAACCCAAGAGGACAAACACATTGAATAAGCGATTTTTTTACAGCTGGTCGCTCCGTTTCCGGACGAGAAGACGCACCTCTATGAACTGGATAATGTTGGGGTGCCGGAGCGAGCGGTGGTTGACGATCTCCCGGTACACATTCTCGTCAATCTGCGGCCAGCCATCAGAAATTCAGACCCAATTGGAACGCGCAAAACGAACCCCGGAACGGAGACCAACAAAAATCAATAAAAAAAACTAAATTTAAGGAGCGGAAGGAGCCCGACCCTGTGGCCGCGCTCGATGAGCTTGACGGCGACGAGCCCGTCGTTCTCGCGGTGGCGCATCAGCCGGGCCACCCCGAAGTTTCCCGACCCGATGTCCCGCACCTCCTCGTACTTGTCCATCCCGGTGAGGGGCGCGGCCGttgccgtcgccgtcgtcatcgcgGCTGCCGCGGAGAGGCGAGGAG is from Triticum aestivum cultivar Chinese Spring chromosome 1B, IWGSC CS RefSeq v2.1, whole genome shotgun sequence and encodes:
- the LOC123134625 gene encoding serine/threonine-protein kinase SAPK4, with translation MTTATATAAPLTGMDKYEEVRDIGSGNFGVARLMRHRENDGLVAVKLIERGHRIDENVYREIVNHRSLRHPNIIQFIEVILTPTHLAIVMEYAAGGELFDRIVDRGRFSEDETRYFFQQLICGVSYCHHMQICHRDLKLENVLLDGSPAPRLKICDFGYSKSSVLHSRPKSAVGTPAYIAPEVLRRQEYDGKMADVWSCGVTLYVMLVGAYPFEDPDDPKNIKKIIQRIAAVDYNIPDNILISAECRQLISLIFVSNPTKRITMKEIKSHPWFLKNLPRELTEEAQADYYKRSSSVPSFSKQTNQEIMEIVQDARKKPRSSTSGYGYADELSDDEETNAKVIVPEQNDEEDECDKKVREVLESGELDMSALHI
- the LOC123134614 gene encoding subtilisin-like protease SBT3.17 encodes the protein MKTESPRHLRNPLLVLLFLAAAAAAASAAPAVQIAMAAEPEQAPAAQEAAVHIVYVDRPEDADPEEFHIRTLAPVLGSEEKARGAVLYHYKHAASGFSAKLTTEQVEDLKKQPGVLQVVPSQTYQLHGNEGGHASTTRTMGLM